Proteins co-encoded in one Cricetulus griseus strain 17A/GY chromosome 1 unlocalized genomic scaffold, alternate assembly CriGri-PICRH-1.0 chr1_1, whole genome shotgun sequence genomic window:
- the Igfbp3 gene encoding insulin-like growth factor-binding protein 3 isoform X3 translates to MHPARPALWAAALTALTLLRGPPVARAGAGAVGAGPVVRCEPCDARALAQCAPPPTAPACTELVREPGCGCCLTCALREGDACGVYTERCGTGLRCQPRPAEQYPLKALLNGRGFCANASAAGSLSAYLPSQPAPGNTSESEEDHSAGSVESQAVPSTHRVTDSKFHPLHAKMGVIKKGHARDSQRYKVDYESQSTDTQNFSSESKRETEYGPCRREMEDTLNHLKFLNVLSPRGVHIPNCDKKGFYKKKQCRPSKGRKRGFCWCVDKYGQPLPGYDTKGKDDVHCLSVQSQ, encoded by the exons ATGCATCCCGCACGCCCTGCTCTCTGGGCGGCTGCGCTCACCGCACTCACTCTGCTTCGCGGGCCTCCAGTGGCGCGGGCCGGCGCGGGCGCGGTGGGCGCGGGCCCCGTGGTGCGCTGCGAACCATGCGACGCGCGTGCGCTGGCCCAGTGCGCGCCTCCGCCCACCGCGCCCGCGTGCACCGAGCTGGTGCGAGAACCGGGCTGCGGCTGCTGCTTGACTTGCGCACTGCGCGAAGGCGATGCGTGCGGCGTCTACACCGAGCGCTGCGGCACCGGTCTCCGCTGCCAGCCGCGGCCCGCAGAGCAGTACCCGCTGAAGGCGCTTCTCAATGGCCGCGGGTTCTGCGCCAACGCCAGCGCCGCCGGCAGCTTGAGCGCCTACCTGCCCTCCCAACCCGCCCCAG GAAACACCAGTGAGTCTGAGGAGGACCATAGTGCTGGGAGTGTGGAAAGCCAGGCTGTCCCCAGCACACACCGAGTGACTGATTCCAAGTTCCATCCACTCCATGCAAAGATGGGTGTCATTAAAAAAGGCCATGCCAGAGACAGTCAGCGTTACAAAGTTGACTATGAGTCACAGAGCACAGACACCCAGAACTTCTCCTCTGAGTCTAAGCGGGAGACAGAATAC GGCCCCTGCCGCAGAGAAATGGAAGACACACTGAATCATCTGAAGTTCCTCAATGTTTTGAGTCCCAGAGGTGTCCACATCCCAAACTGTGACAAGAAGGGGTTCTATAAGAAGAAGCAG tgcCGCCCATCCAAAGGCAGAAAGCGGGGCTTCTGCTGGTGTGTGGACAAGTATGGACAACCCTTGCCTGGCTATGACACCAAGGGGAAAGATGACGTTCACTGCCTCAGTGTGCAGAGCCAGTAG
- the Igfbp3 gene encoding insulin-like growth factor-binding protein 3 isoform X2 produces MHPARPALWAAALTALTLLRGPPVARAGAGAVGAGPVVRCEPCDARALAQCAPPPTAPACTELVREPGCGCCLTCALREGDACGVYTERCGTGLRCQPRPAEQYPLKALLNGRGFCANASAAGSLSAYLPSQPAPGKPLAPRNTSESEEDHSAGSVESQAVPSTHRVTDSKFHPLHAKMGVIKKGHARDSQRYKVDYESQSTDTQNFSSESKRETEYGPCRREMEDTLNHLKFLNVLSPRGVHIPNCDKKGFYKKKQCRPSKGRKRGFCWCVDKYGQPLPGYDTKGKDDVHCLSVQSQ; encoded by the exons ATGCATCCCGCACGCCCTGCTCTCTGGGCGGCTGCGCTCACCGCACTCACTCTGCTTCGCGGGCCTCCAGTGGCGCGGGCCGGCGCGGGCGCGGTGGGCGCGGGCCCCGTGGTGCGCTGCGAACCATGCGACGCGCGTGCGCTGGCCCAGTGCGCGCCTCCGCCCACCGCGCCCGCGTGCACCGAGCTGGTGCGAGAACCGGGCTGCGGCTGCTGCTTGACTTGCGCACTGCGCGAAGGCGATGCGTGCGGCGTCTACACCGAGCGCTGCGGCACCGGTCTCCGCTGCCAGCCGCGGCCCGCAGAGCAGTACCCGCTGAAGGCGCTTCTCAATGGCCGCGGGTTCTGCGCCAACGCCAGCGCCGCCGGCAGCTTGAGCGCCTACCTGCCCTCCCAACCCGCCCCAGGTAAGCCGCTCGCACCCC GAAACACCAGTGAGTCTGAGGAGGACCATAGTGCTGGGAGTGTGGAAAGCCAGGCTGTCCCCAGCACACACCGAGTGACTGATTCCAAGTTCCATCCACTCCATGCAAAGATGGGTGTCATTAAAAAAGGCCATGCCAGAGACAGTCAGCGTTACAAAGTTGACTATGAGTCACAGAGCACAGACACCCAGAACTTCTCCTCTGAGTCTAAGCGGGAGACAGAATAC GGCCCCTGCCGCAGAGAAATGGAAGACACACTGAATCATCTGAAGTTCCTCAATGTTTTGAGTCCCAGAGGTGTCCACATCCCAAACTGTGACAAGAAGGGGTTCTATAAGAAGAAGCAG tgcCGCCCATCCAAAGGCAGAAAGCGGGGCTTCTGCTGGTGTGTGGACAAGTATGGACAACCCTTGCCTGGCTATGACACCAAGGGGAAAGATGACGTTCACTGCCTCAGTGTGCAGAGCCAGTAG
- the Igfbp1 gene encoding insulin-like growth factor-binding protein 1, with product MPEFLAVVSCRILILLAFQVGMTTGASQPWRCAPCTAERLELCPPVPASCPEISRPAGCGCCPTCALPLGAACGVATARCAQGLSCRALPGEPRPLHALTRGQGACVPEPAAPATRTLSSSEREEAKAAVVPEDELPESPEMTEEQLLESFHLMAPSSEDRPILWNAISTYNSIRARQIADLKKWKEPCQRELYKVLERLAAAQQKAGDEIYKFYLPNCNKNGFYHSKQCETSLDGEAGLCWCVYPWSGKKIPGSLEIRGDPNCHQYFNVQN from the exons ATGCCTGAGTTCCTAGCTGTGGTTTCTTGTCGGATCCTGATCCTTCTAGCCTTCCAGGTTGGCATGACCACTGGAGCCTCCCAGCCATGGCGTTGTGCTCCCTGCACTGCTGAGAGACTGGAGCTCTGTCCACCGGTGCCAGCTTCGTGCCCTGAGATTTCCCGGCCTGCTGGCTGTGGCTGCTGCCCGACATGTGCCTTGCCACTGGGCGCCGCCTGCGGTGTGGCCACTGCCCGCTGTGCCCAGGGACTCAGCTGCCGTGCGCTGCCAGGGGAGCCTCGTCCCCTGCATGCTCTTACCCGCGGCCAGGGAGCCTGTGTACCAGAGCCTGCTGCCCCTGCCACAAGAACCTTGTCGAGCTCCGAGCGCGAAG AGGCAAAAGCTGCTGTGGTACCCGAGGATGAGCTTCCCGAGAGCCCAGAGATGACAGAGGAGCAGCTCCTGGAGAGCTTCCATTTGATGGCCCCCTCCAGTGAGGACCGGCCCATCCTGTGGAATGCCATCAGCACCTACAACAGCATCCGGGCTCGACAGATTGCTGACCTCAAGAAATGGAAG GAGCCCTGCCAACGAGAACTCTATAAAGTGCTGGAGAGGTTAGCTGCAGCTCAACAGAAAGCAGGAGATGAAATCTACAAATTTTATCTGCCAAACTGCAACAAGAAcggattttatcacagcaaacag TGTGAGACATCCCTGGATGGAGAAGCAGGACTCTGCTGGTGTGTCTATCCGTGGAGTGGGAAGAAGATCCCTGGGTCTTTGGAAATCAGAGGGGACCCCAACTGCCACCAGTATTTCAATGTACAAAACTGA